One genomic window of Bacteroidota bacterium includes the following:
- a CDS encoding M1 family aminopeptidase — MKLLRTLRLIILNIVILIPCFSFATVRTLPGIVSDTLDVLNYDIRLDIVHLSTKTISGYTDIKVTPRINNVSKLNFKLLTMVIDSVLIDGVPTANFIYNDTNLSVFPGTAINMGDTLIMRVRYHGHPQEDGSWGGFYFTNDSTYAYNIGVAFTSDPHCFGRAWFPCIDEFVDRATYDCHIRVKNTNKAVCGGTLISVTDNGDGTSTYYWRLNNNVPSYLASVAVADLSCISDTYNGIAGNIPIKLYVRPYDTTDAKNGFINLKNVLAVFENRYGPYRWERVGYVGVPFSAGAMEHATNIAYPNSVLNGSLGYEYLYAHELSHSWFGDLVTCRTAGDMWINEGWATFSESVFFEGIYGAEVSKTYTRDKHKDVVQFCHVEDAGYRALYGIPHEYTYGKTVYDKGADVVHTLRGYLGDNLFFTAVKAWMNAYAFKPCSSTELRDFLSLQTGVDMHDFFNAWVFNAGFPHFSIDSFNTNGNNTTVFVRQRLDHAPAFANSNILEVTFMKNNWQQYTDTIKFSGQYGSKTFNVPFTPDFVMMDKEEKISDATTDCYQIIKNTGNKDFPTTYFSLNTTTITDSAFVRVEHNFVAPDPFKTPDPTINRLSDYRYWKVDGIFPQGFHATALFKYNRTTSTSSGYLDNILLPTAASVDSLVLLYRRNVADDWKRVHFTKQGASTAGNIKIDTLKPGEYTFAVGIPQASSVPQYEKQGRGMLEVFPNPSNNSFTFSFNQEDAAYIRIYDSSSREVDNIKLKPLQKNIKWRPGNGNNGAYFVKLMSEGGNVLDEKTIILSN, encoded by the coding sequence ATGAAATTACTCCGAACGCTGAGATTAATTATCCTGAATATTGTTATTCTTATTCCGTGTTTTTCATTCGCAACGGTCCGCACGCTTCCGGGAATAGTTTCCGACACTCTTGACGTTCTGAACTATGATATTCGACTCGACATCGTCCATCTATCAACAAAAACAATTTCCGGTTATACCGATATTAAAGTAACACCACGAATCAACAATGTAAGCAAACTCAATTTTAAACTGCTCACAATGGTCATTGATTCCGTGCTGATTGACGGCGTTCCGACGGCAAATTTTATTTATAATGACACCAATCTTTCTGTATTTCCGGGAACGGCCATCAACATGGGCGATACCTTGATTATGAGAGTAAGGTATCACGGTCATCCGCAGGAGGACGGCAGTTGGGGCGGTTTTTATTTCACCAATGACAGCACTTACGCTTATAACATCGGTGTAGCGTTTACCTCCGACCCGCATTGTTTCGGTCGGGCATGGTTTCCGTGTATCGATGAGTTTGTTGACCGCGCCACCTATGATTGCCACATCCGCGTAAAAAATACAAACAAGGCCGTATGCGGCGGTACGCTTATTTCCGTAACCGACAACGGCGACGGAACCTCCACCTATTACTGGCGTTTGAATAACAATGTACCCAGCTATCTGGCTTCTGTAGCAGTTGCAGACCTTTCGTGCATAAGCGACACGTATAATGGAATCGCCGGCAACATTCCCATTAAACTTTACGTTCGACCCTACGATACTACTGATGCGAAGAACGGATTTATTAATCTTAAAAATGTGCTTGCCGTATTTGAGAACCGTTATGGGCCTTATCGTTGGGAACGTGTTGGATACGTGGGCGTACCCTTTTCGGCGGGTGCTATGGAACATGCAACAAACATCGCTTATCCGAACTCCGTACTCAACGGCTCGTTGGGATATGAATATCTGTATGCACATGAACTTTCACACAGCTGGTTTGGCGATTTGGTTACCTGCCGTACGGCCGGCGATATGTGGATTAACGAAGGCTGGGCAACATTCAGCGAATCGGTGTTTTTTGAAGGCATTTACGGAGCGGAAGTTTCCAAGACATACACGCGCGATAAACACAAAGATGTAGTACAGTTTTGCCATGTTGAAGATGCCGGATACAGGGCATTATACGGTATTCCACATGAATATACGTATGGAAAAACGGTGTACGACAAGGGTGCTGATGTGGTTCACACACTCCGTGGATATCTGGGTGATAATTTATTTTTTACAGCTGTAAAGGCTTGGATGAATGCTTATGCTTTTAAGCCTTGCTCTTCAACTGAACTTCGCGATTTTCTGAGTCTTCAGACAGGCGTTGACATGCACGACTTTTTTAATGCATGGGTGTTTAATGCAGGATTCCCGCATTTTTCAATTGATTCCTTCAATACAAATGGAAATAACACTACCGTGTTTGTGAGGCAGCGCTTGGACCATGCTCCGGCTTTCGCCAATTCAAATATTCTTGAGGTTACCTTCATGAAAAATAACTGGCAACAGTATACTGATACCATAAAATTCTCAGGACAATATGGTTCTAAAACCTTCAATGTGCCATTCACACCGGATTTTGTAATGATGGACAAAGAAGAAAAAATATCAGATGCAACAACCGATTGCTATCAGATTATTAAAAACACCGGAAACAAAGATTTTCCGACGACCTATTTTTCGTTAAATACAACTACCATTACCGATTCAGCCTTTGTGCGGGTGGAGCATAATTTTGTTGCCCCCGACCCATTTAAAACGCCCGACCCTACCATCAACCGCTTATCCGATTACCGTTACTGGAAAGTGGACGGCATTTTCCCTCAAGGCTTTCATGCAACAGCCCTTTTCAAATACAACAGAACAACCAGCACCTCGAGCGGATACCTGGATAATATACTGTTGCCGACGGCAGCCTCTGTTGATTCACTGGTGCTTCTTTATCGCAGAAATGTTGCCGATGACTGGAAGCGGGTTCATTTTACAAAACAAGGCGCATCAACTGCGGGCAATATTAAAATAGACACGTTGAAACCCGGTGAATATACCTTTGCTGTAGGTATTCCGCAGGCAAGCAGTGTGCCGCAATATGAAAAACAGGGTCGCGGAATGCTCGAAGTGTTCCCGAATCCGTCAAATAATTCATTTACTTTTTCGTTTAATCAGGAAGATGCTGCATACATACGGATTTATGATTCCTCATCACGCGAAGTGGACAATATTAAATTAAAACCCTTGCAGAAAAATATAAAATGGCGCCCCGGCAATGGTAACAATGGTGCGTATTTTGTTAAACTGATGAGCGAAGGGGGCAACGTGCTGGACGAAAAAACAATTATACTTTCCAACTAG
- a CDS encoding oligosaccharide flippase family protein, with the protein MNPLKKLAGQTAIYGTSTIVARLLNYLLVPLHTRIFAPDSYGVVGEMYAYVSLLIVLLTYGMETAFFRYYNNENNKDRVYSSILTSLSVSSVLFILFAWAFAQPIADLILHPKHSEYVVWFAMIIAFDALSTIPFAKLRAENKAKRFAYFKILNIGINVILNLFYLLLCPYLLKHGILTHVISVIYNENTGVGYIFIANLIASGATLFFLFLSGGKSHFSFDWPLLKKMLKYALPLLIFGLAGIINETMDRIFLKYLSPQDIAMEQVGIYTACYKISILMTIFIQGFKYAAEPFFFANAKDSNAKQVFADVMKYFVLACSLIFLGVMMYIDVVKFFVGEKYYVGLPVVPILLMANLFLGVFYNLSIWYKLTDKTRFGAYISLFGAIITIILNLTLIPVLGFMGSAWATFICYFCMMVVSFILGQRHYYIYYDLKRILTFLILSAVLYGISALLDIQLYWLRLTVNSVFFVTFIVVVYYMEHELISKLSFKKIFRR; encoded by the coding sequence TTGAACCCCTTAAAAAAACTTGCAGGGCAGACAGCCATTTACGGTACAAGCACTATTGTTGCACGTCTGCTCAATTACTTGTTGGTACCGCTGCACACCCGCATTTTTGCACCTGACAGCTATGGCGTTGTTGGCGAAATGTATGCATACGTATCACTCCTTATTGTGCTGCTGACCTATGGCATGGAAACAGCATTTTTCAGGTATTATAATAATGAGAATAATAAGGATCGGGTATATTCAAGCATTCTGACAAGCCTTTCGGTGAGCTCTGTGTTGTTCATTCTGTTTGCCTGGGCATTTGCACAACCCATTGCCGACCTCATACTTCATCCCAAACACAGCGAGTACGTTGTTTGGTTTGCCATGATTATTGCCTTCGATGCCTTATCAACCATACCTTTTGCAAAACTACGCGCCGAAAATAAAGCAAAACGGTTTGCCTATTTCAAGATACTGAACATCGGGATTAACGTAATACTGAATCTTTTTTATCTTCTGTTATGCCCTTATTTATTGAAACACGGAATACTTACACATGTAATTTCAGTTATCTATAATGAAAATACAGGCGTTGGCTATATTTTCATTGCAAACCTCATTGCAAGCGGCGCTACGCTGTTCTTCCTATTCCTGAGCGGGGGTAAATCTCATTTCAGTTTCGACTGGCCGCTGCTGAAAAAAATGTTGAAGTACGCTCTTCCTTTACTTATTTTCGGGCTCGCCGGAATTATTAATGAAACCATGGACAGGATATTTCTGAAATACCTGTCGCCACAAGATATTGCAATGGAACAAGTGGGTATATATACGGCGTGTTACAAGATTTCCATTCTGATGACCATTTTCATACAGGGATTTAAATATGCGGCAGAGCCATTTTTCTTTGCCAACGCCAAAGATTCCAACGCAAAACAGGTGTTTGCCGATGTAATGAAGTACTTTGTATTAGCCTGCTCGCTGATTTTTTTGGGCGTGATGATGTATATCGATGTTGTAAAATTCTTTGTTGGCGAAAAATATTATGTCGGACTGCCTGTTGTGCCGATACTGCTTATGGCGAACCTTTTTCTGGGAGTGTTTTACAATCTTTCAATATGGTACAAGCTCACCGATAAAACACGGTTTGGCGCCTATATTTCGCTGTTCGGAGCCATTATAACAATCATTCTTAATTTAACGCTTATTCCTGTTCTGGGCTTTATGGGTTCGGCATGGGCCACATTTATCTGCTATTTTTGTATGATGGTGGTTTCCTTTATTCTCGGGCAACGACACTATTACATCTATTACGATCTCAAAAGAATACTTACATTCCTGATACTATCTGCGGTGCTCTATGGAATCAGCGCATTGCTGGATATACAGTTATACTGGCTCAGACTAACCGTGAATTCTGTATTTTTCGTGACCTTTATCGTTGTTGTGTATTACATGGAACATGAGCTCATCTCAAAACTAAGTTTTAAAAAGATTTTCAGACGATGA
- a CDS encoding tetratricopeptide repeat protein, translating to MRKFLIVALIILIPGFVMLSCKTKQQSKQGAPEMPSGKRLTPEELLQNTALFLDANKEKFLGNDDKALGLFAQCIKRNPAYDPAMYEMASLLNKRRQYEDALVLIRNAMKYNPGNKWYQVLLAEILMNKRDYNDAVKAYKTLCEKFPNDLENYYKWGEACLYAGSYSDAIKAYDAIENKTGISEDISIQKEKLYLQINKPQKAIEEINALIKQYPNETKYYGLLADLYMAINQADKAFETYQKILQIDPNDPVAHLSLSEYYRVQNKKTESFEELKKAFSSPALDIDTKVKILLDYYTAAGNNKEISEQAYTLANLLIQAHPDDAKAYSIYGDFLVRDKRYNEARDTYRKVISIDSSRYVIWEQLMFLESELGDYNALLKESERAIDLFPEQAPLYMFNGGAHLQLKNYSGAVKILNIGLKLVATDKSLQSKFYTYLGDAYYKLNDADNSFVSYELALAADPQNDYVMNNYAYYLLLQGKYTEKAVAMAKKANDLKPGNANYLDTYAWALYKSGKLDEAIQYQEKCMQAGGDKNASVLEHYGDMMFKSGNKDKAVEYWQKAASITTPSELLNKKLKDKQLYE from the coding sequence ATGAGAAAATTTCTAATAGTTGCCCTTATAATCCTGATTCCGGGGTTTGTTATGCTTTCATGCAAAACAAAGCAGCAATCCAAGCAGGGAGCTCCTGAAATGCCTTCCGGGAAAAGGCTTACGCCGGAAGAATTGCTGCAGAATACGGCATTGTTTCTTGATGCAAATAAAGAAAAATTTCTGGGTAATGACGATAAAGCGCTGGGGCTTTTTGCGCAATGTATAAAACGAAACCCGGCCTATGATCCTGCTATGTACGAGATGGCATCACTGCTGAATAAGCGCAGACAATACGAAGATGCTCTGGTGCTGATACGAAATGCAATGAAGTACAATCCGGGCAATAAATGGTATCAGGTATTGCTCGCAGAAATTCTCATGAATAAAAGGGATTATAATGACGCCGTTAAAGCATATAAAACCCTTTGCGAAAAATTTCCGAACGACCTTGAAAATTATTATAAATGGGGCGAAGCATGCCTGTATGCGGGCAGCTATTCCGATGCTATAAAAGCATATGACGCGATTGAGAATAAGACAGGAATCTCTGAAGATATTTCCATTCAGAAAGAAAAACTGTACCTCCAGATTAATAAGCCCCAAAAAGCGATTGAAGAAATAAATGCACTGATAAAGCAGTATCCCAACGAAACAAAATATTATGGGCTTTTGGCTGATTTGTATATGGCCATAAATCAAGCAGACAAAGCGTTTGAAACCTATCAGAAAATTCTGCAGATTGACCCCAACGACCCCGTAGCCCATCTGTCTCTGTCAGAATATTACAGAGTGCAAAATAAAAAAACAGAATCATTCGAGGAACTTAAAAAAGCCTTTTCAAGTCCGGCTCTGGATATTGATACTAAAGTAAAAATATTGCTGGACTATTATACGGCCGCCGGTAATAATAAAGAAATCTCGGAACAGGCTTATACACTCGCCAATTTGCTTATTCAGGCACATCCTGATGATGCAAAAGCATATTCTATTTATGGCGATTTTTTAGTGCGCGATAAACGCTATAACGAGGCCAGAGATACGTACCGCAAAGTTATTTCCATTGACAGCAGCCGCTATGTGATTTGGGAGCAATTGATGTTTCTTGAATCAGAACTGGGCGACTACAATGCCTTGTTGAAAGAAAGTGAACGCGCCATCGATCTTTTTCCCGAGCAGGCGCCGCTTTACATGTTCAACGGAGGTGCACATCTCCAGTTAAAAAATTATTCCGGCGCTGTCAAAATACTCAATATTGGATTGAAATTGGTGGCCACAGATAAATCATTGCAGTCAAAGTTTTACACCTACTTAGGCGATGCCTATTATAAACTCAATGATGCCGACAATTCTTTTGTTTCATACGAACTTGCACTGGCGGCCGACCCACAGAACGACTATGTAATGAATAATTACGCGTACTACCTTTTATTACAGGGAAAATACACAGAAAAAGCTGTTGCAATGGCAAAAAAGGCAAACGACCTGAAACCCGGAAATGCCAACTATTTGGACACATACGCCTGGGCTTTGTATAAATCAGGCAAACTGGATGAAGCCATTCAATATCAGGAAAAATGCATGCAGGCCGGTGGCGATAAAAATGCATCTGTACTTGAACATTACGGCGACATGATGTTTAAGTCGGGGAATAAAGACAAAGCTGTGGAATACTGGCAAAAAGCCGCTTCAATTACAACCCCATCAGAACTGTTGAATAAAAAATTAAAGGATAAACAGCTTTATGAGTAA
- the dut gene encoding dUTP diphosphatase, with protein MIIKIVNRSHHALPHYETDHSAGMDLRAYIERPVILKPLARAMIPTGIYIQLPEGYEAQIRPRSGLAIKEGITVLNTPGTIDADYRGEVKVILVNLSDKEFEVKDGERIAQMVIAQHEKAEWNAVDELDESSRGAGGFGHTGTK; from the coding sequence ATGATTATAAAAATCGTGAACCGTTCGCATCACGCGCTGCCACATTATGAAACCGACCACAGCGCCGGTATGGATTTGCGGGCATATATAGAACGTCCGGTTATTCTTAAACCTCTGGCGCGCGCCATGATTCCGACAGGTATATATATACAGCTCCCTGAAGGGTATGAAGCACAGATTCGGCCGCGCAGCGGACTGGCTATTAAAGAAGGAATCACCGTGTTGAATACACCCGGCACCATTGATGCCGATTATCGCGGTGAAGTAAAAGTTATTCTGGTAAATCTGTCTGATAAAGAATTTGAAGTGAAAGACGGCGAACGCATTGCACAGATGGTAATCGCGCAACATGAAAAGGCCGAGTGGAATGCAGTTGACGAACTTGACGAATCTTCAAGAGGCGCCGGCGGATTTGGACATACCGGAACAAAATAG
- a CDS encoding DUF4292 domain-containing protein, with product MSKTAAASLPFLLCVFLLSILVVSCKTERQVIMEPIREQGPEYLFQQLKKNELQYNTLSVKFSAEAEVDNKNQSFSGNLYIIRDSLIWVSIQKFGLEAARLMLTNDTAKMINRINNTYFIGDFDYVNELFNTDFDFDMIQALVTGNDFRYYESTQFRATVENKNYKLSTVNRIKLKKFVKRDKEAQKVLIQDIWLDPKTFKIEHILLKEVKNQNRKFESFYSDFTDLEGQMFPNTVKCEITEEKKITVNIRFDKITLNKIETASFRIPQSYQRVEMKK from the coding sequence ATGAGTAAAACAGCGGCCGCAAGTCTGCCATTTCTGTTGTGTGTATTTCTACTTTCAATTCTTGTTGTTTCGTGCAAGACCGAACGCCAGGTTATCATGGAGCCCATCAGGGAGCAGGGTCCGGAATACCTATTTCAACAGCTTAAAAAAAACGAATTGCAGTACAATACCTTATCGGTAAAATTTTCCGCCGAAGCCGAAGTGGATAACAAAAATCAATCGTTCTCGGGCAATCTGTACATTATCCGCGATAGCCTTATTTGGGTATCAATACAAAAATTCGGATTGGAAGCCGCACGACTGATGCTTACCAATGATACGGCAAAAATGATAAACCGTATCAATAATACCTATTTTATTGGTGATTTCGATTATGTGAATGAACTGTTCAATACCGATTTTGACTTTGATATGATACAAGCGCTCGTTACCGGGAACGACTTTCGCTATTATGAAAGTACACAGTTCAGGGCAACGGTTGAGAATAAAAATTACAAGCTCAGTACGGTCAACCGAATTAAACTGAAGAAATTCGTGAAGCGAGACAAAGAAGCTCAGAAAGTGCTTATTCAGGATATCTGGCTCGACCCCAAAACCTTTAAAATTGAACACATTCTGCTTAAGGAAGTAAAAAATCAAAACCGGAAGTTCGAATCATTTTATTCTGATTTCACCGACCTGGAAGGACAAATGTTTCCAAACACGGTAAAGTGCGAGATAACAGAAGAAAAAAAGATAACGGTAAATATACGTTTTGATAAGATAACGCTGAATAAAATAGAAACCGCGTCTTTCAGAATTCCCCAGAGTTACCAAAGGGTAGAAATGAAAAAGTAA
- the dnaG gene encoding DNA primase: protein MIGPDTIQAILDAARIDEVIGDFVTLKKRGVNMLGHCPFHNEKTPSFTVSPAKGIYKCFGCGKAGNSVNFVMEHEHYSYPEALKYLARKYNIEIEEKAISPEQQQALTERETLLNITEFASKHFVHNLHEAEEGKAIGLTYFRERGFTPEIIRKFELGYCLEKWDDFTTLAIKSGYSPESLVRSGLLIEKDKDQYYDRFRARVMFPIHNLSGKVTGFTGRILSSDKSKPKYVNSPESEIYNKSKTLYGIFFAKNSITSSDLCYLVEGNTDVISFVQAGIENVVASSGTSLTTEQIKMIRRYTPNITIIYDGDAAGIKASLRGTDMILQEGMNVKIVMLPAGEDPDSYARSHSREEINNYIRSNEVNFIFFKSNLLLKEAGGDPVKKAGLVKEIVQTISIIPDAVSREFYVRECSGRLDVGEQVLWNELNKVLRARLKKNAGQDEQDEAPEPTTFDAEPQILFNPFDSEAHEKHLVSLLLNYGEMEMQFSNEDEKGHKEYHTLTVSAFIQDIAQALTIEFTNTLYNQVFDDYMKLVSEKTPPNQQYFINHGDAAISKLSVDLLSNPHQLSPNWEAKNNTHVPVHGDDDKKVLTRDVMSTLHAIKSRQLERKKKQFQDNIKIAQENGEIDECMLLIAKLQEYEKQYREANGVLGRVITR, encoded by the coding sequence TTGATAGGACCGGATACCATACAGGCAATACTTGATGCAGCCCGCATAGACGAGGTGATTGGCGATTTTGTGACGCTGAAAAAACGTGGCGTGAATATGCTCGGTCATTGTCCTTTTCATAACGAAAAAACACCTTCGTTCACGGTATCGCCGGCCAAGGGCATATATAAGTGTTTTGGCTGCGGGAAAGCGGGAAATTCGGTAAATTTTGTGATGGAGCATGAGCACTATTCATATCCTGAAGCGCTCAAATACCTTGCCCGGAAATACAATATTGAAATTGAGGAAAAGGCTATCAGTCCTGAGCAACAGCAGGCGCTCACCGAGCGCGAAACATTACTTAACATTACCGAATTTGCTTCAAAGCATTTTGTGCACAACCTTCATGAAGCTGAAGAAGGAAAAGCCATTGGGCTAACGTATTTCAGAGAACGGGGATTCACGCCTGAGATTATTCGCAAATTCGAACTGGGTTATTGTCTGGAAAAATGGGACGATTTCACAACGCTTGCCATCAAATCGGGGTATAGTCCTGAGTCGCTGGTAAGGTCGGGGCTGCTTATCGAGAAAGACAAAGATCAGTATTACGACCGTTTCAGGGCGCGCGTGATGTTTCCTATTCACAACCTTTCGGGAAAAGTAACGGGGTTTACCGGGCGCATTCTTTCATCTGACAAGAGCAAGCCGAAATACGTCAACAGTCCTGAATCGGAAATTTACAATAAGAGCAAAACCCTCTACGGAATCTTTTTTGCAAAGAACAGCATCACCTCTTCCGACTTATGCTATCTGGTAGAGGGCAATACCGATGTAATTTCATTTGTACAGGCGGGTATTGAGAATGTAGTAGCATCATCAGGAACATCGCTCACTACCGAGCAAATTAAAATGATACGCCGCTACACACCCAACATTACGATTATTTATGACGGAGATGCAGCGGGAATCAAGGCATCGCTTCGGGGTACCGATATGATACTTCAGGAAGGCATGAATGTAAAAATTGTAATGCTGCCTGCCGGCGAAGACCCGGATTCATACGCGAGAAGCCACAGTCGGGAAGAAATCAATAATTATATTCGTTCCAACGAAGTAAATTTCATTTTTTTTAAATCGAACCTGCTGCTGAAAGAGGCAGGTGGTGATCCGGTTAAAAAAGCGGGTCTGGTAAAAGAAATTGTGCAAACGATTTCGATTATTCCGGATGCCGTATCGAGAGAATTTTACGTGAGAGAATGCAGCGGGCGGCTGGACGTGGGCGAACAGGTATTGTGGAATGAGTTAAACAAGGTGCTGCGGGCACGGTTGAAAAAAAACGCCGGGCAGGACGAGCAAGATGAGGCGCCCGAACCAACAACATTCGATGCGGAACCACAGATTCTGTTTAATCCGTTCGACAGCGAGGCCCATGAAAAACATCTGGTTTCGTTATTGCTGAATTACGGTGAAATGGAAATGCAGTTTTCAAACGAAGATGAGAAAGGACATAAAGAATATCATACGCTCACGGTTTCGGCTTTTATACAGGATATTGCGCAGGCATTAACGATTGAATTCACCAATACTTTGTACAATCAGGTTTTTGATGATTATATGAAACTGGTTTCTGAGAAAACGCCTCCGAATCAACAGTATTTTATAAACCATGGGGATGCGGCCATTTCAAAACTGTCTGTTGATTTATTGAGTAATCCGCACCAGTTAAGTCCCAACTGGGAAGCAAAAAATAATACCCATGTGCCTGTACATGGCGATGACGACAAAAAAGTACTGACGCGCGACGTAATGTCTACCCTGCATGCAATTAAGTCGCGGCAGCTGGAACGAAAGAAGAAGCAGTTTCAGGACAACATAAAGATTGCTCAGGAAAACGGAGAAATTGATGAGTGTATGCTGCTTATTGCTAAACTGCAGGAGTACGAAAAACAATACCGCGAGGCAAATGGTGTGTTGGGTCGCGTGATAACCCGATGA
- a CDS encoding sugar phosphate nucleotidyltransferase: MRIIIPMAGMGKRMRPHTLTIPKPLIPVAGKPIVHHLAETITSTVKEPIEEIAFIIGDFGKEVEQSLLDIAASLGVPGTIHYQHEAQGTAHAVLCAASALKGPVVVAFADTLFRADFTIDTKKDGIIWVHKVDNPSSFGVVKADANNIITDFIEKPKEFVSDLAIIGIYFFRDGENLKKELDYLIDNKITGNNEYQLTDALKNMQLKGIRFSTAVVDEWLDCGNKNATVSANGRMLDFLPKEKQISASAATTTSIIIPPCFIGENTVIEHSVIGPHVSIGNNTTITRSVISNSIIQDYSMLTHVVLDNSMVGSYAVYTKDVDVISLGDYSVCE, from the coding sequence ATGAGAATAATCATACCGATGGCCGGAATGGGTAAACGCATGAGGCCTCATACTCTTACTATCCCCAAACCGCTTATTCCGGTTGCCGGAAAGCCCATCGTTCATCATCTCGCCGAAACAATAACTTCAACGGTTAAAGAGCCTATAGAGGAAATTGCCTTTATTATCGGGGATTTTGGAAAAGAAGTAGAACAAAGTCTGCTGGATATCGCGGCAAGTCTCGGTGTTCCCGGTACGATTCATTATCAGCATGAGGCACAAGGAACCGCCCACGCTGTTCTGTGTGCCGCATCGGCATTGAAAGGACCGGTTGTTGTGGCTTTTGCCGATACACTGTTCCGAGCCGATTTTACCATTGACACCAAAAAAGACGGCATCATATGGGTACATAAAGTTGATAATCCGTCATCATTCGGCGTAGTGAAAGCCGATGCGAACAACATCATCACAGATTTCATCGAGAAACCAAAAGAATTTGTTTCAGATCTGGCAATCATCGGTATTTATTTTTTCCGCGACGGCGAAAATTTAAAAAAAGAATTAGACTATCTGATTGATAATAAAATTACCGGAAATAATGAATACCAGCTTACCGATGCGCTTAAGAACATGCAGCTGAAAGGCATTCGGTTCTCTACAGCAGTTGTTGATGAATGGCTCGATTGCGGAAATAAAAATGCCACGGTATCGGCCAACGGCCGCATGCTCGATTTTCTTCCCAAAGAAAAACAGATTTCTGCTTCGGCAGCGACCACTACAAGTATAATCATACCTCCTTGTTTCATCGGAGAGAATACCGTAATTGAACATTCGGTGATTGGACCGCATGTAAGCATTGGCAATAACACAACAATTACCCGTTCGGTTATCAGCAACAGCATAATTCAGGATTATTCAATGCTTACGCATGTTGTGCTCGATAATTCAATGGTGGGAAGTTATGCCGTTTATACCAAAGATGTAGATGTTATAAGCCTGGGCGATTATTCTGTTTGTGAATAA